From Halorubrum salinarum, the proteins below share one genomic window:
- the ilvA gene encoding threonine ammonia-lyase yields MLSLADIREARERVSGVARHTPLERSRSFSEMSGADLHLKLENFQRTGAFKIRGAMNRIRTLSEAEREAGVVTASAGNHAQGVALAANRAGVDATVVMPKFAPVSKVKATRGYGASVRLEGVDYDEAQAYAHQLEREEGRTYVHAFDDPVVMAGQGTLGLEIVDDCPDLDTVVVPIGGGGLISGVAVAIKEQIPDVRVVGVQAEGAASAAKSLEAGEVAEIDSVDTIADGIATRSIGEETLAVMEEYVDEVVTVDDREIALALTLLLERAKTLVEGAGAVALAAVLSDTFEYDDGETIVAALCGGNIDLNRLGTVVRRGLVQMGRYLKITIDLKDRPGELERVSSIVARTGANVYAVHHDRTSRDVAVNAAELELELETDDAEHAADIVDALEAEGYDVEILS; encoded by the coding sequence ATGCTCAGTCTCGCCGACATCCGGGAGGCGCGCGAGCGCGTCTCGGGCGTCGCCCGGCACACGCCCCTCGAACGGTCGCGCTCCTTCTCGGAGATGAGCGGCGCCGACCTCCACCTCAAACTGGAGAACTTCCAGCGGACCGGCGCGTTCAAGATCCGCGGCGCGATGAACCGGATCCGGACCCTTTCCGAGGCGGAGCGGGAGGCCGGCGTCGTCACCGCGAGCGCCGGCAACCACGCGCAGGGCGTAGCGCTGGCGGCCAACCGCGCGGGCGTCGACGCCACCGTCGTGATGCCGAAGTTCGCGCCCGTCTCGAAGGTGAAGGCGACCCGCGGGTACGGCGCGAGCGTCCGCCTGGAGGGCGTCGACTACGACGAGGCGCAGGCGTACGCCCACCAGTTGGAGCGCGAGGAGGGGCGCACCTACGTCCACGCGTTCGACGACCCCGTCGTGATGGCCGGCCAGGGGACGCTCGGCCTGGAGATCGTCGACGACTGCCCCGACCTGGACACCGTCGTCGTCCCGATCGGGGGCGGCGGCCTGATCTCCGGGGTGGCGGTCGCGATCAAAGAGCAGATTCCGGACGTGCGCGTCGTCGGCGTTCAGGCGGAGGGCGCCGCCTCGGCCGCGAAGTCGCTCGAAGCGGGCGAGGTCGCGGAGATCGACAGCGTCGACACGATCGCCGACGGGATCGCGACGCGGTCGATCGGCGAGGAGACCCTGGCGGTCATGGAGGAGTACGTCGACGAGGTCGTCACCGTCGACGACCGCGAGATCGCCTTGGCCCTCACGCTGCTCTTGGAGCGCGCGAAGACGCTCGTCGAGGGCGCGGGCGCGGTCGCGCTCGCCGCCGTCCTCTCGGACACCTTCGAGTACGACGACGGGGAGACGATCGTCGCCGCGCTCTGCGGGGGCAACATCGACCTCAACCGCCTCGGCACCGTGGTCCGGCGCGGCCTCGTCCAGATGGGTCGGTACCTCAAGATCACGATCGACCTGAAGGACCGGCCCGGCGAACTGGAGCGGGTCTCCAGCATCGTCGCGCGCACCGGCGCGAACGTGTACGCGGTCCACCACGACCGCACCTCCCGCGACGTGGCCGTCAACGCCGCCGAGCTCGAACTCGAATTAGAGACCGACGACGCCGAACACGCCGCCGACATCGTCGACGCGCTCGAAGCCGAGGGATACGACGTGGAGATCCTGTCGTAG
- a CDS encoding ABC transporter ATP-binding protein codes for MDETATADAGGSGTAGADAGGSDAPAGDPVVVGEGVRKAYGDVDALDGVDLDVAAGEVFGLIGPNGAGKTTLVRALTGTTEAEGDLRVFGAPPREVDPSRIGLLPQSFDPPARLTARELVDYYGGLYDAARDTEAVLDDVGMADDADAWYETLSGGQKRRTCVATAVVNDPDLLFLDEPTTGIDPAGRRAIHRLIERLAADGTTVFLTSHAMDEVERLADRVAMLRDGRVVASGAPDRLVAEHGGAPRLDAATAGPATEETAAAVAAGVRERLGDDPSVEATDGGLRVRGVRPEAIGAAVDALDGAGVAFDSLSWSEPSLEDVYLRLTGEEYARRGGDTEETPAAAVDGGER; via the coding sequence ATGGACGAGACAGCGACCGCCGACGCGGGCGGGAGCGGGACCGCCGGGGCGGACGCGGGGGGCTCGGACGCGCCCGCGGGCGACCCCGTCGTCGTCGGCGAGGGGGTCCGGAAGGCGTACGGCGACGTCGACGCGCTCGACGGGGTCGACCTCGACGTGGCCGCCGGCGAGGTGTTCGGGCTCATCGGCCCCAACGGCGCCGGGAAGACGACGCTGGTGCGCGCGCTCACCGGGACGACCGAGGCCGAGGGCGACCTGCGCGTCTTCGGCGCGCCGCCCCGCGAGGTCGACCCGAGCCGGATCGGGCTGCTCCCGCAGTCGTTCGACCCGCCCGCGCGGCTCACGGCCCGCGAGCTGGTCGACTACTACGGCGGCCTCTACGACGCGGCCCGCGACACCGAGGCGGTCCTCGACGACGTGGGGATGGCCGACGACGCCGACGCCTGGTACGAGACGCTCTCGGGCGGACAGAAGCGCCGCACCTGCGTCGCGACCGCGGTCGTCAACGACCCCGACCTCCTCTTCCTCGACGAGCCGACGACGGGGATCGACCCCGCCGGCCGGCGGGCGATCCACCGCCTGATCGAGCGGCTCGCGGCCGACGGCACCACCGTCTTCCTCACGAGCCACGCGATGGACGAGGTCGAGCGGCTCGCCGACCGCGTGGCCATGCTCCGCGACGGGCGGGTCGTCGCGAGCGGGGCGCCGGACCGGCTGGTCGCCGAGCACGGCGGCGCGCCGCGGCTCGACGCCGCGACCGCGGGGCCGGCGACGGAGGAGACCGCCGCGGCGGTCGCGGCCGGCGTCCGCGAGCGACTCGGCGATGACCCCTCCGTCGAGGCGACCGACGGGGGGCTCCGGGTGCGCGGCGTGCGGCCCGAGGCGATCGGCGCCGCCGTCGACGCGCTCGACGGCGCCGGGGTCGCCTTCGACTCGCTGTCGTGGTCGGAGCCGTCGCTGGAGGACGTGTACCTGCGGCTGACCGGCGAGGAGTACGCGCGGCGGGGAGGGGATACAGAGGAGACGCCGGCCGCGGCAGTGGACGGAGGCGAGCGATGA
- a CDS encoding DHH family phosphoesterase, with product MTRRLLLGCSAVGNALVEHARDGRGERDDLVAITDDTGWVSTLRDRNVATVEADPTDPGTYPDSAGVVLIASDDAERNVVAARAARERYPEALIVAHLGTAPTDEQRAAVEAVADRVVDPVEAVADRVFAAVGLDDATDPDPNAEFAPADGGEKPARLLATLRRLPGPLLVVAHDNPDPDAIASALGLARIAASIGVEADACYGGEIAHQENRAMVNLLDIRLRSFDEIDLDAYGGVALVDHSRSGINDSLPEGHPVDVVVDHHPPRGPVAGSFVDIRPAVGATSTLISEYLSRYGIAPERDLATALLYGIRIDTKDFTRATAIDDFEAAAALLAHADESTLERVESPSVSPETLRVLAAAIENRDVRGSVAASCVGEIADRDALAQAAERLLDLEGVTVTFVYGYMEGVIYGSARARGADLDAGELLRDALDPVGSAGGHAAMAGAQVPLGILSEVSESESLADVVEAFVAGRFFEALDDAPTQPTGLPPEFPTD from the coding sequence ATGACCCGGCGCCTGCTGCTCGGCTGTAGCGCGGTCGGGAACGCGCTCGTCGAACACGCCCGCGACGGGCGCGGCGAGCGCGACGACCTGGTGGCGATCACCGACGACACCGGCTGGGTGTCGACGCTGCGCGACCGCAACGTCGCCACCGTCGAGGCCGACCCGACCGACCCCGGGACCTACCCCGACAGCGCCGGCGTCGTGCTGATCGCGAGCGACGACGCCGAGCGCAACGTCGTCGCCGCTCGCGCGGCCCGCGAGCGGTACCCGGAGGCGCTGATCGTCGCGCACCTCGGGACGGCGCCGACGGACGAGCAGCGCGCGGCGGTCGAGGCGGTCGCCGACCGCGTGGTCGACCCGGTCGAGGCGGTCGCCGACCGCGTCTTCGCGGCGGTCGGCCTCGACGACGCCACCGACCCCGACCCGAACGCGGAGTTCGCCCCCGCCGACGGCGGCGAGAAGCCCGCCCGACTGCTCGCGACGCTCCGGCGGCTCCCGGGGCCGCTGCTCGTCGTCGCCCACGACAACCCCGACCCGGACGCCATCGCGAGCGCGCTGGGCCTGGCGCGGATCGCGGCCTCGATCGGCGTCGAGGCCGACGCCTGTTACGGCGGCGAGATCGCGCACCAGGAGAACCGCGCGATGGTGAACCTCCTCGACATCCGGCTCCGCTCGTTCGACGAGATCGACCTCGACGCCTACGGGGGGGTCGCCCTGGTCGACCACTCCCGCTCGGGGATCAACGACAGTCTCCCCGAGGGCCACCCGGTGGACGTCGTCGTCGACCACCACCCGCCGCGGGGGCCGGTCGCGGGGTCGTTCGTCGACATCCGCCCCGCGGTCGGCGCGACGAGCACGCTCATCTCGGAGTACCTCTCGCGGTACGGGATCGCGCCGGAGCGGGACCTCGCCACGGCGCTCCTGTACGGGATCCGGATCGACACGAAGGACTTCACGCGCGCGACCGCCATCGACGACTTCGAGGCGGCGGCCGCGCTGCTCGCACACGCCGACGAGTCGACGCTCGAACGCGTCGAGAGCCCGAGCGTGAGCCCGGAGACGCTGCGCGTCCTCGCGGCTGCCATCGAGAACCGGGACGTGCGGGGGTCGGTGGCGGCCTCCTGCGTCGGCGAGATCGCCGACCGCGACGCGCTCGCGCAGGCCGCCGAGCGGCTCCTCGACCTGGAGGGCGTGACGGTGACGTTCGTCTACGGGTACATGGAGGGAGTCATCTACGGCTCCGCCCGCGCCCGCGGCGCGGACCTCGACGCGGGCGAGCTGCTGCGCGACGCGCTCGACCCCGTCGGCTCCGCCGGGGGCCACGCGGCGATGGCCGGCGCGCAGGTCCCGCTCGGCATCCTGAGCGAGGTCTCGGAGTCCGAGTCGCTGGCGGACGTCGTCGAGGCGTTCGTCGCCGGGCGGTTCTTCGAGGCGCTCGACGACGCGCCGACGCAGCCCACCGGGCTCCCGCCCGAGTTCCCGACGGACTGA
- a CDS encoding aldo/keto reductase encodes MTPELDEIDLGTVPLGRTGLRTSELQFGTWRFGRVTEAGNVEIDEERAHELLDAYETAGGRYIDTADVYGGGDCERWIGDWLAERDRERYTVASKVYWQIRDGDPNSRGTNRKNVRHRVDALLDRLDTDYVDVLYIHRWDDETPARELMKTLNGLVESGKVHYLGASTLRPNAWKVARANEIARSEGWEPFTVLQPRYNLVDREIEGEYLEFARQRNLAVSPWSPLGQGFLTGKYDRDADLPGDSKAAESSRFQEAYLTEENFDVHDELDAVADEVGASPAQTALAWLSHRDGVTAPIVGARTVDQLRENLAAAAIDLSDEQVDRLTAAKPGPYDEL; translated from the coding sequence ATGACGCCCGAACTCGACGAGATCGATCTGGGAACCGTGCCGCTGGGTCGGACCGGCCTGCGGACGAGCGAGCTCCAGTTCGGCACGTGGCGGTTCGGCCGCGTGACCGAGGCGGGGAACGTTGAGATCGACGAGGAGCGCGCCCACGAGCTGCTCGACGCCTACGAGACCGCCGGCGGGCGGTACATCGACACCGCCGACGTGTACGGCGGCGGCGACTGCGAGCGCTGGATCGGCGACTGGCTCGCCGAGCGCGACCGCGAGCGCTACACCGTCGCCTCGAAGGTGTACTGGCAGATCCGCGACGGCGACCCGAACAGCCGCGGGACGAACCGCAAGAACGTGCGCCACCGCGTCGACGCCCTGCTCGACCGGCTCGACACCGACTACGTCGACGTCCTCTACATCCACCGCTGGGACGACGAGACCCCCGCCCGCGAGCTGATGAAGACGCTGAACGGGCTCGTCGAGTCCGGGAAGGTCCACTACCTCGGCGCCTCGACGCTCCGCCCGAACGCCTGGAAGGTCGCCCGCGCCAACGAGATCGCCCGCAGCGAGGGCTGGGAGCCGTTCACGGTGCTCCAGCCGCGCTACAACCTCGTCGACCGCGAGATCGAGGGGGAGTACTTGGAGTTCGCGCGCCAGCGGAACCTCGCCGTCTCCCCGTGGAGCCCGCTCGGACAGGGCTTCCTGACCGGGAAGTACGACCGCGACGCCGACCTGCCCGGCGACTCGAAGGCGGCGGAGTCGAGTCGGTTCCAGGAGGCGTACCTCACCGAGGAGAACTTCGACGTCCACGACGAGCTGGACGCGGTCGCCGACGAGGTCGGCGCCTCGCCCGCCCAGACCGCGCTCGCGTGGCTCTCGCACCGCGACGGCGTCACGGCGCCGATCGTCGGCGCCCGGACCGTCGACCAGCTGCGAGAGAACCTCGCGGCCGCGGCGATCGACCTCTCGGACGAGCAGGTCGACCGCCTGACGGCGGCCAAGCCGGGCCCGTACGACGAGCTCTGA
- a CDS encoding DUF7560 family zinc ribbon protein — MTTVHFTCPDCEQTIEVNDAMRETILDTGCPVCTAAAAEEDFAVTCE; from the coding sequence TTGACCACCGTTCACTTCACCTGTCCGGACTGCGAGCAGACCATCGAGGTCAACGACGCGATGCGGGAGACCATCCTCGACACCGGCTGCCCGGTGTGCACCGCGGCCGCGGCGGAGGAGGACTTCGCCGTGACGTGCGAGTGA
- a CDS encoding ABC transporter permease, producing MTRLGRIGTEAVAAARSFTRRRTAVFFTFFFPVILVVIFGALVRTQPTGGGLFAEPAGYYIPGYLAVVVLFTPLSRVGSEIARHRDGGRFEKLATTPLSRAEWLVAHTLVNVGIIGAASLLILGLVVGVTDATLVVSPALAALPVFVAVAVALFCGLGAVLGALADSQDGVIAASNTVALPLLFLSETFVTPALLPEWFLPAVAASPLTYFARGTRAITFTGGQWAGDLLVLTALAAGFLAVGAYAVPRTE from the coding sequence ATGACCCGGCTCGGGCGGATCGGGACCGAGGCGGTCGCGGCGGCGCGGTCGTTCACCCGGCGCCGGACCGCGGTGTTCTTCACGTTCTTCTTCCCGGTCATCCTCGTCGTCATCTTCGGCGCGCTGGTGCGGACGCAGCCGACCGGCGGCGGCCTCTTCGCCGAGCCGGCGGGCTACTACATTCCCGGCTACCTCGCGGTCGTCGTCCTGTTCACGCCGCTGTCGCGGGTCGGCTCCGAGATCGCGCGCCACCGCGACGGCGGGCGGTTCGAGAAGCTGGCGACCACGCCCCTCTCCCGCGCCGAGTGGCTCGTCGCGCACACGCTCGTCAACGTCGGCATCATCGGCGCCGCGAGCCTGCTCATCCTCGGCCTCGTGGTGGGGGTGACCGACGCGACGCTCGTCGTCTCGCCGGCGCTGGCCGCCCTGCCGGTCTTCGTCGCGGTCGCGGTCGCGCTCTTCTGCGGGCTCGGCGCCGTCCTCGGCGCGCTCGCCGACTCGCAGGACGGCGTGATCGCCGCGAGCAACACGGTCGCGCTCCCCCTGCTCTTCCTCTCCGAGACGTTCGTCACCCCGGCGCTCCTGCCGGAGTGGTTCCTGCCCGCGGTCGCCGCCTCGCCGCTGACGTACTTCGCGCGCGGGACCCGGGCGATCACCTTCACCGGCGGGCAGTGGGCCGGCGACCTCCTCGTGTTGACCGCGCTCGCGGCCGGCTTCCTCGCGGTCGGCGCGTACGCGGTGCCGCGGACGGAGTGA
- the folP gene encoding dihydropteroate synthase, translated as MHYHEAAAFLFDLRRFSVKPGTERVEALLAHLGDPHEEVPFVQIAGSNGKGSAARLTESVLREAGLSVGLYTSPHLSSLAERVRVDGRQTTESAIADFVAEVRPWLIDRAAAGEPLTFFEVVTAMAVREFARREVDVAVLEVGLGGEYDATSAVDPVATAVTNVSLEHTAVLGDTIGEIARTKARIARPDAPFVTACEGEALDVVREVAVEAGAPVTRVTGDGDGNEGGSTQEGDETDDSPALAATYEGRVSATDAAVSLAGEREGTYRIPLVGRHQAANAAVAVALADRTAAALGTDLPDRAVRDGLARATWPGRFEVVDTAPLTVLDGAHNPAAARTLAATLDEYDYDDLHLVYAAMHDKDHAETAAGLPDAATAVTCRPAIDRAEDPAVLAAALRSAGVDEVTAGDDVADALATATDRAADGDCVLLVGSLFAVAEARAATVRTVRERTVRGPDDAAHALDTAGVPPEGVAAHRNGVDHRVLTLRLRGDRAERVASEARAVGGDAALGGLGADEDRGAAGEQVPVTVAGTVAELRALVARLDAADGDGLGGVAADLAAAAGIDADGTGGTEGEGDAADPDAPGYPWTDRTAVMGVLNVTPDSFHDGGRHADLDDAVAGVERMVDAGVDVVDVGGESTRPGAEPVPVEEEIERVVPTIEAIQSVPAVGSGEVLVSVDTRKPAVAEAALDAGADVINDVTGLEDPEMRSVVADADCPVIVMHSLDAPVDPDADPEYDDVVGEVVDALRERLALADTAGIDRDRVIVDPGLGFGKSPAEDFELLARCGEFAALGCPVLVGHSHKSLYGAVGRDADDREHATVAGTALAADRGADIVRVHDVAENRAAVDVAAAVNGALRGGGDPAGDGE; from the coding sequence ATGCACTACCACGAGGCGGCGGCGTTCCTCTTCGACCTCCGCCGCTTCTCGGTCAAGCCCGGGACGGAGCGGGTGGAGGCGCTGCTCGCGCACCTCGGGGACCCGCACGAGGAGGTCCCGTTCGTCCAGATCGCCGGCTCGAACGGGAAGGGCAGCGCGGCGCGGCTGACGGAGTCGGTCCTCCGCGAGGCGGGGCTGTCGGTCGGCCTCTACACCTCGCCGCACCTCTCGTCGCTCGCCGAGCGCGTCCGCGTCGACGGCCGGCAGACGACCGAGTCGGCGATCGCCGACTTTGTCGCGGAGGTGCGCCCGTGGCTGATCGACCGCGCCGCCGCCGGCGAGCCGCTCACCTTCTTCGAGGTCGTGACGGCGATGGCGGTCCGGGAGTTCGCGCGCCGCGAGGTCGACGTGGCGGTCCTGGAGGTCGGCCTCGGCGGCGAGTACGACGCGACGAGCGCGGTCGACCCCGTCGCGACCGCCGTCACGAACGTCTCCCTCGAACACACCGCGGTCCTCGGCGACACGATCGGGGAGATCGCTCGCACGAAGGCCCGGATCGCCCGCCCCGACGCGCCGTTCGTCACCGCCTGCGAGGGCGAGGCGCTGGACGTGGTCCGCGAGGTCGCCGTCGAGGCCGGCGCGCCGGTGACGCGAGTGACCGGCGACGGCGACGGCAACGAGGGGGGGTCGACTCAGGAGGGCGACGAGACCGACGACTCGCCCGCGCTCGCCGCGACCTACGAGGGCCGCGTCAGCGCCACCGACGCCGCGGTCTCGCTCGCCGGCGAGCGCGAGGGGACCTACCGGATCCCGCTCGTCGGGCGCCATCAGGCCGCGAACGCGGCGGTCGCCGTCGCGCTCGCGGACCGGACCGCGGCGGCGCTGGGGACCGACCTCCCCGACCGCGCCGTGCGCGACGGCCTCGCGCGGGCGACGTGGCCGGGGCGGTTCGAGGTGGTCGACACGGCGCCGCTGACCGTCCTCGACGGCGCGCACAACCCCGCGGCCGCCCGCACGCTCGCCGCGACGCTCGACGAGTACGACTACGACGACCTCCACCTCGTGTACGCCGCGATGCACGACAAGGACCACGCCGAGACGGCGGCCGGGCTCCCGGACGCGGCGACGGCGGTCACCTGTCGCCCCGCCATCGACCGCGCCGAGGACCCCGCGGTCCTCGCGGCCGCGCTCCGGTCGGCGGGCGTCGACGAGGTGACGGCCGGCGACGACGTGGCGGACGCGCTCGCGACCGCGACCGACCGCGCCGCCGACGGCGACTGCGTGCTGCTCGTCGGCTCGCTGTTCGCGGTCGCCGAGGCCCGGGCGGCGACCGTCCGGACGGTCCGCGAGCGGACGGTCCGGGGGCCCGACGACGCGGCGCACGCCCTCGACACGGCCGGCGTCCCGCCCGAGGGCGTCGCGGCCCACCGGAACGGCGTCGACCACCGCGTCCTCACGCTCCGGCTGCGCGGCGACCGGGCCGAGCGCGTCGCGAGCGAGGCCCGAGCGGTCGGCGGCGACGCCGCGCTCGGGGGGCTCGGGGCGGACGAGGACCGCGGGGCCGCCGGCGAGCAGGTCCCGGTCACCGTCGCGGGCACGGTCGCGGAGCTGCGCGCGCTCGTCGCCCGCCTCGACGCGGCCGACGGCGACGGGCTCGGCGGCGTGGCGGCCGACCTCGCCGCGGCGGCCGGGATCGACGCTGACGGAACCGGCGGAACGGAGGGGGAGGGCGACGCGGCCGATCCAGACGCCCCCGGATACCCGTGGACCGACCGCACCGCGGTGATGGGCGTGCTCAACGTCACGCCGGACTCGTTCCACGACGGCGGGCGCCACGCCGACCTCGACGACGCGGTCGCGGGCGTCGAGCGGATGGTCGACGCCGGGGTCGATGTCGTCGACGTCGGCGGGGAGTCGACCCGCCCGGGCGCGGAGCCGGTCCCCGTCGAGGAGGAGATCGAGCGGGTCGTCCCGACGATCGAGGCGATCCAGTCGGTGCCCGCGGTCGGCTCCGGCGAGGTGCTGGTCTCGGTCGACACGCGCAAGCCCGCGGTCGCCGAGGCGGCGCTCGACGCTGGCGCGGACGTCATCAACGACGTGACCGGGCTGGAGGACCCCGAGATGCGCTCGGTCGTCGCCGACGCCGACTGCCCGGTGATCGTGATGCACAGCCTTGACGCGCCGGTCGACCCGGACGCCGACCCCGAGTACGACGACGTGGTCGGCGAGGTCGTCGACGCCCTGCGCGAGCGGCTCGCGCTGGCGGACACGGCCGGCATCGACCGCGACCGTGTCATCGTCGACCCCGGGCTGGGCTTCGGGAAGTCGCCGGCGGAGGACTTCGAACTGCTCGCCCGCTGCGGCGAGTTCGCGGCGCTCGGCTGCCCCGTCCTCGTCGGCCACTCGCACAAGTCGCTGTACGGCGCGGTCGGGCGCGACGCCGACGACCGCGAGCACGCGACGGTCGCCGGCACCGCGCTCGCGGCCGACCGCGGCGCCGACATCGTCCGGGTCCACGACGTGGCCGAGAACCGCGCCGCGGTCGACGTCGCCGCCGCGGTGAACGGGGCGCTCCGCGGCGGGGGCGACCCCGCGGGGGACGGGGAGTGA
- a CDS encoding NAD(P)/FAD-dependent oxidoreductase produces the protein MTDDIVEHRRLIIAGTGISGLSAAIYAARSNNDPLLIEGDEPGGQLTLTTDVENYPGFPEGVSGPGLINDMKEQAEKFGAEARNGVIEDVSKEPAGHFRVALTDGDAYTADAVIAASGASARTLGVPGEDELMGYGLSTCATCDGAFFRDEDMLVVGGGDAAMEEANFLTKFADTVYVAHRREEFRAEDVWIERTMDAVEEGDIELLLNTELTEIHGTPEDGIDRVTLVEHPDGHPKEKLDDPATADEVDEYDFDVGAVFYAIGHTPNTDFLEGTGIETDDDGYLITKGGRGGGQTRTGVEGLFGAGDVVDFHYQQAATASGMGVKAALDADEYLSDRERAGELYEGEVDAAAADD, from the coding sequence ATGACCGACGACATCGTCGAACACCGTCGACTCATCATCGCCGGCACCGGTATCTCGGGGCTCTCGGCGGCGATCTACGCCGCCCGCTCGAACAACGACCCGCTGCTCATCGAGGGCGACGAGCCGGGCGGCCAGCTCACGCTGACGACCGACGTGGAGAACTACCCCGGCTTCCCCGAGGGCGTCTCCGGGCCGGGCCTGATCAACGACATGAAAGAGCAGGCCGAGAAGTTCGGCGCCGAGGCCCGCAACGGCGTCATCGAGGACGTCTCGAAGGAGCCCGCGGGCCACTTCCGCGTCGCTCTCACCGACGGCGACGCCTACACCGCCGACGCCGTCATCGCCGCGTCGGGCGCCAGCGCGCGGACGCTCGGCGTCCCCGGCGAGGACGAGCTGATGGGGTACGGGCTCTCGACGTGCGCGACCTGCGACGGCGCGTTCTTCCGCGACGAGGACATGCTCGTCGTCGGCGGCGGCGACGCCGCGATGGAGGAGGCGAACTTCCTGACGAAGTTCGCGGACACGGTGTACGTCGCCCACCGCCGTGAGGAGTTCCGCGCCGAGGACGTGTGGATCGAGCGCACGATGGACGCCGTCGAGGAGGGCGACATCGAACTGCTCCTCAACACCGAGCTCACCGAGATCCACGGCACCCCCGAGGACGGCATCGACCGCGTGACGCTCGTCGAGCACCCCGACGGCCACCCGAAAGAGAAGCTCGACGACCCCGCGACCGCCGACGAGGTCGACGAGTACGACTTCGACGTGGGCGCCGTCTTCTACGCCATCGGCCACACGCCGAACACGGACTTCCTGGAGGGAACCGGTATCGAGACCGACGACGACGGCTACCTGATCACCAAGGGCGGCCGCGGCGGCGGGCAGACCCGGACCGGCGTCGAGGGGTTGTTCGGCGCCGGCGACGTGGTCGACTTCCACTACCAGCAGGCGGCCACCGCGAGCGGTATGGGCGTGAAGGCCGCGCTCGACGCCGACGAGTACCTCTCCGACCGCGAGCGCGCCGGCGAGCTGTACGAGGGCGAGGTCGACGCCGCGGCCGCGGACGACTGA
- a CDS encoding class I SAM-dependent methyltransferase, with amino-acid sequence MPDGLYDERPRLYDAIQSEWDYDRDVAFVRDALADRGVDPERLLEVGCGTGEHTHRLAAGGLDVTAIDVHEGMLGVAREKCADLDGDGGAEFRRTGLPDPDLGDAGPFDAAVAIRGVVNHLAPADLGPALAALRDRLRPGGALVFDNSPLPPEGNRPGLDVGRDADGAVEYVRVAHHVATGDGRLDWRAVTFTPDGDPFVDARRMTPFADEQIADALAAAGFDEIDTVDGYGPADDRSVFVAVR; translated from the coding sequence ATGCCCGACGGTCTCTACGACGAGCGCCCGCGGCTGTACGACGCGATCCAGTCCGAGTGGGACTACGACCGCGACGTCGCCTTCGTCCGCGACGCGCTCGCCGACCGCGGGGTGGACCCCGAGCGCTTGCTGGAGGTCGGCTGCGGCACCGGCGAGCACACGCACCGGCTCGCCGCCGGCGGGCTCGACGTGACCGCGATAGACGTCCACGAGGGGATGCTCGGCGTCGCGCGCGAGAAGTGCGCCGACCTCGACGGCGACGGCGGCGCCGAGTTCCGCCGGACGGGGCTGCCCGACCCGGATCTGGGCGACGCCGGCCCGTTCGACGCGGCCGTCGCGATCCGCGGCGTCGTGAACCACCTCGCGCCCGCGGACCTCGGCCCCGCGCTGGCCGCGCTCCGCGACCGCCTGCGGCCGGGCGGCGCCCTCGTCTTCGACAACTCCCCGCTGCCGCCGGAGGGGAACCGACCCGGACTCGACGTTGGCCGCGACGCGGACGGCGCGGTCGAGTACGTCCGCGTCGCGCACCACGTCGCGACCGGCGACGGCCGCCTCGACTGGCGGGCGGTGACGTTCACGCCCGACGGCGACCCCTTCGTCGACGCCCGCCGGATGACGCCGTTCGCCGACGAGCAGATCGCCGACGCGCTCGCGGCGGCCGGGTTCGACGAGATCGACACCGTCGACGGCTACGGCCCGGCCGACGACCGGAGCGTGTTCGTCGCGGTGCGGTAG